Proteins co-encoded in one Acidobacteriota bacterium genomic window:
- the ggt gene encoding gamma-glutamyltransferase, with amino-acid sequence MRRCLAIVAVVIASIPVAFSADRPEGRAFATRSVTYARNGMVSAAHPLAVQVGIDVLKAGGSAVDAAIAVNAALGFLEPTANGLGGDLFAMVWDPETEKLYGLNASGRAPASLTIDEVPPEEDGTIPVYSVYSWTVPGCADGWFELHEKFGNLPMGDVLRPAAKLAREGAPVPQVIAGGWARSVPRFKDMPGFAEVFMPGGKAPAEGEVFANPALAHTLDRLAVGGRDAFYRGEIAEQIVAFSEEVGGFFSRQDFANHTSEWVEPISTTYRGLTVWELPPNPQGLAALQMLNILEGFDLAAMGRDSTDFWHVMVEAKKLAYEDRARYYADIRFAEVPVDALLDKGYAAERAKLIDMEHAARTLGPGNPALEHGDTTFLATADGSGMLVSLIQSNYTGFGSGYVVPRVGIGIQDRGALFSLDPAHPNALEPGKRPFHTIIPAFMGWNGVPDTAFGLMGGAMQPQGHVQIVVNLVDFGMNLQEAGDAPRFNHGGSSQPTGTVMTSGGILRIEKGLPPEVYRDLAKRGHRIQETNPVVFGGYQIVHRDPETGVLSGATESRKDGMAAGY; translated from the coding sequence ATGCGTCGTTGCCTCGCGATTGTCGCTGTCGTCATCGCCAGTATTCCCGTCGCATTCTCCGCCGATCGTCCGGAGGGCCGAGCCTTTGCAACCAGATCGGTGACCTATGCCCGGAATGGGATGGTCAGCGCCGCCCATCCGCTGGCCGTGCAGGTCGGGATCGATGTCCTCAAGGCCGGAGGTTCGGCGGTGGATGCCGCCATCGCCGTCAACGCAGCCCTCGGTTTCTTGGAGCCGACCGCCAATGGTCTAGGCGGTGATCTCTTCGCCATGGTCTGGGACCCGGAAACCGAGAAGCTCTACGGGCTCAACGCCTCGGGACGCGCGCCGGCATCGTTGACGATCGATGAGGTACCGCCAGAGGAGGACGGCACCATACCCGTCTACTCGGTCTACTCGTGGACGGTTCCCGGCTGTGCCGATGGCTGGTTCGAACTTCACGAGAAATTCGGCAATCTGCCGATGGGAGATGTTCTGCGACCGGCGGCGAAGCTCGCGCGCGAGGGTGCGCCGGTGCCGCAGGTGATCGCCGGCGGCTGGGCGCGGAGCGTGCCCCGATTCAAGGACATGCCGGGTTTTGCCGAGGTGTTCATGCCCGGTGGCAAAGCCCCCGCTGAAGGCGAGGTCTTCGCCAATCCGGCCCTCGCGCACACGCTGGACCGACTCGCGGTCGGAGGGCGTGATGCCTTCTATCGCGGTGAGATCGCCGAACAGATCGTGGCCTTCTCAGAGGAGGTCGGCGGGTTTTTCTCGCGCCAGGACTTCGCCAATCATACGAGTGAATGGGTGGAGCCAATTTCGACCACGTATCGTGGCCTGACGGTGTGGGAGTTGCCGCCCAACCCGCAGGGCCTGGCAGCGCTCCAAATGCTGAATATCCTCGAAGGTTTCGACCTCGCTGCCATGGGTCGGGACAGTACCGACTTCTGGCACGTCATGGTTGAAGCCAAGAAGCTTGCCTATGAGGACCGTGCGCGTTACTACGCGGACATACGATTCGCCGAGGTTCCGGTCGACGCCTTGCTCGACAAAGGATATGCCGCCGAGCGGGCGAAGCTGATCGACATGGAGCATGCCGCACGCACTCTGGGACCCGGCAACCCCGCCCTAGAACACGGCGATACAACATTCCTGGCGACCGCCGACGGGAGTGGCATGCTGGTTTCGCTGATTCAGTCGAATTACACCGGGTTCGGGTCCGGCTATGTGGTGCCCCGGGTCGGGATCGGCATCCAGGATCGCGGCGCCCTGTTCAGCCTCGATCCCGCCCATCCCAACGCCCTCGAACCGGGCAAGAGACCTTTCCACACGATCATCCCAGCGTTCATGGGATGGAATGGGGTTCCGGATACCGCATTCGGATTGATGGGGGGTGCCATGCAACCGCAGGGACACGTCCAGATTGTCGTCAATCTCGTCGACTTCGGGATGAACCTGCAGGAGGCGGGGGATGCCCCTCGGTTCAATCACGGCGGGTCGTCTCAGCCGACCGGAACCGTGATGACGTCGGGAGGAATTCTGCGAATCGAGAAGGGCCTTCCGCCGGAGGTCTACCGGGATCTCGCGAAACGTGGCCACCGGATCCAGGAAACCAACCCGGTTGTCTTCGGTGGCTACCAGATCGTTCACCGTGATCCGGAGACGGGTGTCCTTTCCGGCGCGACCGAGTCGCGGAAGGACGGTATGGCGGCAGGATACTGA
- a CDS encoding single-stranded DNA-binding protein produces the protein MAESTLTVIAAELAREVDRLSFANPVTHVYNPLDYAWSIHAQYLERYGRAPKEVLLLGMNPGPWGMAQTGVPFGEVGAVRDWLRIDAVVDRPDREHPKRPVRGLECARSEVSGARLWGWARKVFSTPERFFQRFFIANYCPLAFLEASGRNRTPDKLPAPERAPLLEICDRALRRTVEYLEPEFVVGVGAFAEGRAHASLNGSRTVIGRILHPSPANPVANRGWEERATAELRQLGVELP, from the coding sequence ATGGCGGAATCGACTCTTACCGTGATTGCGGCCGAGCTGGCACGAGAAGTCGACCGTCTGTCGTTCGCCAATCCGGTAACCCACGTCTACAACCCACTCGACTACGCGTGGTCGATCCACGCCCAATACCTCGAACGCTACGGTAGAGCGCCAAAGGAGGTCCTCCTCCTCGGCATGAACCCCGGACCCTGGGGTATGGCGCAAACCGGGGTGCCTTTCGGTGAAGTGGGTGCGGTCCGCGACTGGTTGAGAATCGACGCGGTTGTCGACAGGCCCGATCGAGAGCACCCCAAGCGACCGGTACGGGGGCTCGAGTGCGCTCGCTCCGAGGTCAGTGGGGCGCGCCTGTGGGGCTGGGCGCGCAAGGTCTTCTCGACCCCGGAGCGATTCTTCCAGCGGTTTTTCATCGCCAATTACTGCCCGCTCGCCTTCCTCGAGGCGAGCGGCCGCAATCGCACCCCAGACAAACTGCCCGCGCCGGAGAGGGCGCCGTTGCTGGAGATCTGCGATCGCGCCCTTCGTCGAACCGTCGAGTATCTTGAACCGGAGTTCGTCGTTGGGGTTGGGGCGTTCGCCGAAGGTCGTGCCCACGCCTCTCTCAACGGCTCACGCACCGTCATCGGTCGTATCCTCCACCCGAGCCCAGCGAATCCGGTGGCCAATCGGGGCTGGGAGGAGCGAGCAACCGCAGAGTTGCGGCAGCTGGGCGTCGAGCTTCCCTGA
- the mnmA gene encoding tRNA 2-thiouridine(34) synthase MnmA produces MKIAVLASGGVDSSVALMRLVEEGGHDLAAFYLKIWLEDEMAFLGSCPWEEDLAYVRSVCETARVPLEVISLQQEYLSSVVAYALADLDVGRTPSPDVMCNRLIKFGAFVDRIGDRFDCIASGHHARVEERNGQFHLLRGADPRKDQTYFLSQLTQAQLARCRFPIGDLTKVEVRREARRLGLSSAERPDSQGICFLGRVPFDDFVHHHLGDRPGEIRRASNGELLGHHRGAWFHTIGQRRGLGLAGGPWYVVGKDLEHDIIEVAHADELEEYACQSFLVGNPHWIADRPTRKDLSVRIRHGQRLEPCTVQENPGGSMTVQFDTVADPGVAPGQFAVLYDDEECLGGGIIDSTER; encoded by the coding sequence GTGAAAATCGCGGTGTTGGCTTCCGGGGGAGTGGATTCGTCGGTGGCGCTGATGCGCCTGGTCGAGGAGGGTGGTCACGACCTCGCCGCGTTCTACCTCAAGATCTGGCTCGAGGACGAGATGGCCTTCCTCGGCTCCTGTCCGTGGGAAGAGGATCTCGCGTATGTGCGCTCGGTCTGCGAAACGGCGCGCGTCCCGCTCGAGGTCATATCGCTGCAGCAGGAGTACCTCAGCTCGGTTGTCGCCTACGCTCTCGCCGATCTCGATGTGGGCAGAACGCCCAGTCCGGACGTGATGTGCAACCGGCTGATCAAGTTCGGTGCCTTTGTCGACCGGATCGGCGACCGTTTCGACTGTATCGCATCAGGGCACCACGCCCGGGTCGAGGAGCGGAACGGTCAGTTCCACCTTTTGCGTGGTGCTGATCCCAGGAAGGACCAGACCTATTTCCTGAGCCAGCTCACCCAGGCACAACTCGCCCGCTGCCGTTTCCCGATCGGGGACCTCACCAAGGTCGAGGTCCGGCGCGAAGCCCGGCGCCTCGGGCTTTCAAGCGCCGAGCGCCCCGACAGTCAGGGCATCTGCTTCCTCGGGCGGGTGCCGTTCGACGATTTCGTCCACCACCACCTCGGAGACCGGCCGGGCGAGATTCGTCGCGCATCGAACGGAGAGCTCCTGGGCCATCATCGCGGAGCGTGGTTTCACACAATCGGGCAGCGGCGCGGCCTCGGCCTCGCAGGCGGCCCATGGTACGTCGTGGGCAAGGACCTCGAGCACGATATCATCGAGGTCGCCCACGCCGACGAGCTCGAGGAATACGCCTGCCAATCATTCCTGGTTGGCAACCCGCACTGGATCGCCGACCGGCCGACCCGAAAGGACCTCTCGGTCAGGATTCGTCACGGACAACGACTGGAACCGTGCACCGTCCAAGAGAACCCGGGCGGATCGATGACAGTGCAGTTCGATACGGTCGCCGATCCCGGCGTCGCGCCCGGTCAGTTCGCGGTGCTCTATGACGATGAAGAGTGCCTTGGAGGGGGGATCATCGACTCGACCGAGAGATGA
- a CDS encoding sigma-54 dependent transcriptional regulator, producing MAGVGTVLVIDDEPVLQDVLGSLLTGDGFEYLQATSAADGMDVLREEEVDVVLLDLMLPDRSGLDLLPEIKELDPHLPVVVITAYSSVESAIEAMRGGAFHYVPKPFKNEEVLHLVRRAAERRALLVENLELRSRLEGMGEIVGTSRRIQEVFELMRRAAPARSTILVAGESGTGKELVARAIHRLSPRGDGPFVPVHTSAIPADLLESTLFGHVKGAFTGAVNTRKGLFEAAHNGTLFLDEVGTISLETQTKLLRVIQEREIRRVGSVEAKPVDARLVAATNTDLWDEVQQGNFREDLYYRLNVITIELPPLRERREDIPLLVTHFLRLFNEENQRQVEGFSSAAMDALAAYHWPGNVRELENAVERAVVLCRSDSIELDELPQAVRGDSPAVAVVSDFPSSGVDFRETVAGYQEHLIRQALERSGGVQRRAAGLLKLSPTTLNEMIHRLGIELSSEE from the coding sequence ATGGCAGGAGTCGGAACCGTCCTCGTGATCGACGACGAGCCCGTCCTTCAGGACGTGCTGGGGTCACTCCTGACGGGCGACGGCTTCGAATATCTCCAGGCGACTTCGGCTGCGGATGGTATGGACGTTCTCCGCGAGGAAGAGGTGGATGTCGTTCTCCTGGACCTCATGCTGCCGGATCGATCCGGTCTCGACCTGCTGCCCGAGATCAAAGAATTGGACCCGCACCTCCCGGTGGTGGTGATCACCGCATATTCATCGGTGGAGTCTGCGATCGAGGCAATGCGCGGTGGCGCCTTCCATTACGTCCCGAAACCATTCAAGAACGAAGAAGTTCTGCACCTCGTGCGGCGGGCAGCCGAGCGTCGGGCCCTGTTGGTCGAAAACCTCGAGCTGCGCAGTCGCCTCGAGGGTATGGGTGAAATCGTCGGTACGAGCCGGCGAATCCAGGAGGTGTTCGAGCTCATGCGCCGTGCGGCTCCCGCCCGGTCGACGATTCTTGTGGCCGGTGAGTCAGGCACCGGGAAAGAGCTCGTGGCGCGAGCAATTCACCGGCTCAGTCCGCGCGGGGACGGGCCGTTCGTGCCGGTCCATACGAGCGCTATTCCGGCTGACCTGCTGGAGTCGACACTTTTTGGCCATGTCAAAGGCGCCTTCACCGGTGCAGTCAATACGAGGAAAGGGCTTTTCGAAGCCGCACACAACGGCACACTATTTCTTGATGAGGTCGGGACGATCTCGCTGGAGACTCAGACGAAGCTCCTGAGGGTGATTCAGGAACGGGAGATCAGGCGGGTGGGAAGCGTTGAAGCCAAGCCGGTGGACGCCCGGCTGGTCGCGGCCACCAACACTGATCTGTGGGACGAGGTGCAGCAAGGGAACTTCCGTGAGGACCTCTATTATCGCCTGAATGTGATCACGATCGAATTGCCACCCCTGCGCGAACGGCGAGAGGACATCCCACTCCTCGTGACCCACTTCCTGCGCCTTTTCAACGAGGAGAACCAACGTCAGGTCGAGGGTTTTTCCTCTGCCGCGATGGATGCGCTCGCCGCCTATCATTGGCCGGGAAATGTGCGCGAGCTCGAGAACGCCGTCGAGCGCGCGGTCGTGCTGTGCCGGAGCGACAGCATCGAACTCGATGAGTTGCCACAGGCGGTGCGGGGCGATTCGCCGGCCGTAGCTGTGGTGTCGGATTTTCCGTCTTCTGGAGTCGATTTTCGGGAAACGGTCGCAGGTTATCAAGAACATCTGATCCGCCAGGCCCTCGAGCGATCGGGTGGCGTTCAACGGCGAGCAGCCGGTCTTCTCAAGCTCAGTCCGACGACGTTAAACGAGATGATTCACCGACTCGGCATCGAGCTGTCGTCAGAGGAATAG